One window of Paludibacter propionicigenes WB4 genomic DNA carries:
- a CDS encoding methylglyoxal synthase: MDKQLTIALVAHDRRKADMVEWAVFNADMLSKHKLICTGTTGGLIQKAFEEKGVEAEIVCMNSGPLGGDAEIAALVVRKQINLAVFLIDDLNAQPHEADIQMLLRQCRVHNVPIACNRYSADLMITSSLWDDEDYVPSEPRYIKFDR; the protein is encoded by the coding sequence ATGGATAAACAACTGACAATTGCCTTGGTTGCCCATGACAGACGTAAAGCCGATATGGTTGAATGGGCTGTATTTAATGCCGATATGTTATCGAAACATAAACTTATTTGTACCGGAACTACCGGAGGATTGATTCAAAAAGCATTTGAAGAAAAAGGTGTAGAAGCGGAAATAGTGTGTATGAATTCCGGACCACTTGGTGGCGATGCCGAAATTGCAGCACTGGTTGTACGCAAACAAATAAATCTGGCCGTTTTTCTTATCGACGACTTAAATGCTCAACCACACGAAGCAGATATTCAGATGTTGCTCCGTCAATGCCGTGTTCACAATGTACCCATTGCCTGTAACCGATACAGTGCAGACCTAATGATTACCAGTTCATTGTGGGATGATGAAGACTACGTTCCAAGCGAACCACGTTACATCAAATTTGACCGTTAA
- a CDS encoding dipeptidyl-peptidase 3 family protein → MKKITLICMTSMLMAGATTSASTPPVENFKYTVDKFADIEILRYRVPDFETLSLKQKELIYFLNQAALEGHDILYDQNNKHNLCIRRTLEAVYINYKGDRKSEEFAQFTTYLKRVWMGTGIHHHYSEDKFVPGFTAAFFKKAVKSIDAKKLPLSKGETVDALITKLTPVLFDPTVYPKRTNQAAGVDLIKTSANNYYGDNITQAEVEAFYDKMKNPNDKEPVSYGLNSKLVKEKGVLVEKTYKVGGLYGKAIARIVGWLEKAATVAENDKQKDVINSLTEFYKTGSLKTYDEYSIKWVKDLASQVDFVNGFTETYGDPLGMKASWESIVNFKNIEATKRTQIISSNAQWFEDHSPIDAKFKKETVKGVSAKVITATILAGDCYPATPIGVNLPNSNWIRHEYGSKSVTIENITEAYDQASLGNGFAEEFMLSDVERKRAKEFASLTNNLHTDLHECLGHGSGKLLPGVDPDALKAYGSTIEEARADLFGLYYMADPKIVELGLLPDKEAFKAEYYSYIMNGLMTQLTRIQPGKDIEEAHMRNRQLIASWAFEKGKAENVIEFVTRDGETFVKVNDYQKLRTLFGQLLAEIQRIKSTGDFEGGKNLVETYGVKVNHALHAEVLERYKKLNLAPYRGFVNPVYTLVKNTKGEITDVKISYNENYIDQHLRYSKEYSSLPTYN, encoded by the coding sequence ATGAAAAAAATAACCCTAATTTGTATGACAAGTATGCTAATGGCCGGTGCAACCACAAGTGCATCGACGCCTCCTGTTGAGAATTTCAAATACACGGTAGATAAGTTCGCCGATATTGAGATCTTGCGTTACCGCGTTCCCGATTTCGAAACCCTGAGTCTGAAACAAAAAGAACTGATTTATTTTCTGAATCAGGCCGCGCTTGAAGGTCACGATATTCTGTACGATCAGAACAACAAGCATAACCTGTGTATTCGTCGCACACTGGAAGCGGTGTATATCAACTACAAAGGCGATCGAAAATCCGAAGAGTTTGCGCAATTCACCACTTACCTGAAACGCGTTTGGATGGGTACCGGCATTCATCATCATTATTCCGAAGATAAGTTCGTTCCCGGATTTACGGCGGCTTTCTTCAAAAAAGCAGTAAAAAGTATTGATGCGAAAAAACTTCCGCTGTCGAAAGGTGAAACAGTGGATGCGCTTATTACCAAGCTCACTCCTGTCCTCTTCGACCCTACCGTTTATCCAAAACGTACCAATCAGGCAGCCGGTGTAGATTTGATTAAAACCTCCGCCAACAATTATTACGGCGATAATATCACCCAAGCCGAAGTGGAAGCGTTTTACGACAAAATGAAAAACCCCAACGATAAAGAACCCGTTTCGTATGGTCTGAACAGCAAACTGGTAAAAGAAAAAGGGGTGTTGGTAGAAAAAACCTATAAAGTAGGCGGACTTTACGGTAAAGCCATTGCCCGCATAGTAGGTTGGCTGGAAAAAGCTGCAACGGTAGCCGAAAACGATAAACAAAAAGATGTGATCAACAGTTTGACTGAATTTTACAAAACAGGCAGTCTGAAAACCTACGATGAATATTCCATTAAATGGGTAAAAGACCTGGCTTCACAAGTGGACTTTGTAAACGGATTTACTGAAACCTACGGCGATCCGCTGGGTATGAAAGCCAGTTGGGAATCGATCGTAAACTTCAAAAATATTGAGGCTACGAAGCGCACACAAATTATTAGTTCCAATGCACAATGGTTCGAAGATCATTCGCCAATTGATGCTAAATTCAAGAAAGAAACCGTAAAAGGTGTATCGGCCAAAGTAATTACAGCCACCATCCTAGCCGGCGATTGCTATCCTGCCACTCCCATTGGCGTAAACCTGCCTAACTCCAACTGGATTCGTCACGAATACGGCTCGAAATCGGTAACCATCGAAAACATTACCGAAGCCTACGATCAAGCATCGTTGGGTAATGGTTTTGCCGAAGAATTTATGTTGAGCGACGTGGAACGCAAACGTGCCAAAGAATTTGCATCGCTCACCAATAACCTGCACACCGACTTACACGAATGTCTGGGTCATGGTTCCGGCAAATTACTTCCGGGTGTTGATCCCGATGCTTTAAAAGCCTACGGTTCCACCATCGAAGAAGCTCGTGCCGACTTATTTGGTTTGTACTACATGGCTGATCCGAAAATAGTTGAACTGGGTCTGTTGCCTGACAAAGAAGCGTTCAAAGCCGAATACTATTCGTACATCATGAATGGTTTGATGACTCAGCTTACCCGCATCCAACCCGGTAAAGATATTGAAGAAGCTCACATGCGTAACCGTCAACTCATTGCTTCGTGGGCATTTGAGAAGGGAAAAGCCGAAAATGTGATTGAGTTTGTTACCCGAGATGGAGAAACTTTTGTGAAAGTAAACGATTACCAGAAACTGCGTACTTTATTTGGACAATTATTGGCAGAAATTCAGCGCATCAAATCGACCGGTGACTTTGAAGGCGGAAAAAATCTGGTGGAAACCTACGGTGTAAAAGTAAATCACGCACTTCATGCCGAAGTATTGGAACGTTATAAAAAGCTGAATCTGGCTCCGTATCGCGGATTTGTCAATCCTGTTTATACACTGGTAAAAAATACCAAAGGCGAAATTACCGACGTAAAGATTTCGTACAACGAAAACTATATCGATCAACACCTGCGTTACTCCAAAGAATACTCCAGCTTACCTACATACAACTAA
- a CDS encoding glycoside hydrolase family 10 protein — MNKKITLLFILSLCVMSLFAQQSKREMRAVWIATVANIDWPSQRNLTSKAQREEMRAMLDEFAKNNMNAIVVQIRPTADAFYPSALEPWSNWLTGKQGERPNPYYDPLQFIIEEAHKRCIEVHVWLNPYRVLNSDNLGILNKNHLFYKNRDLFVKYGDKYYFNPGLDETREFLNKVVEDVVERYDIDAVHFDDYFYPYRVAGEEFPDAATFKNNPRGFAPNQRDDWRRNNVNMVINELQKTIKSLKPWVEFGISPFGVWRNDNVDPKGSATRAGVQNYDDLYADILKWLKEGSIDYVAPQLYWEIGKKVADYEILAKWWSENSFGKNLYIGLYNSQLGLPEANSAWRKGNELVRQLRLNKNYPQIDGAVFYSAKAFVKNKLGLNDSLKTNFYKYPAVCPVNRNIEGEPSAQPQNIKVLRDGKDAFLMWDEVEEEGGCQIAYYLVYAFKGKKVGDMNDPANILIRTTENCINLRDFEQKFRGNYTFVVTAINRYKHESVPTQGVTRRM, encoded by the coding sequence ATGAATAAAAAAATAACCCTTCTTTTTATCCTTTCTCTATGCGTTATGAGCCTTTTTGCTCAGCAGTCAAAACGCGAAATGCGAGCGGTATGGATAGCCACTGTTGCAAATATAGACTGGCCCAGCCAGCGTAATCTGACATCGAAAGCGCAACGCGAAGAAATGCGGGCCATGCTGGATGAGTTTGCAAAGAACAACATGAATGCCATTGTGGTACAGATAAGACCAACGGCCGACGCATTTTATCCTTCAGCACTGGAACCATGGTCGAACTGGTTGACCGGCAAACAGGGCGAAAGACCCAATCCATATTACGATCCGCTGCAATTTATTATTGAAGAGGCTCATAAGCGTTGTATAGAAGTACACGTATGGCTGAATCCGTACAGGGTTCTTAATTCGGATAACCTGGGTATTTTAAACAAGAATCATCTGTTTTACAAAAACAGAGATTTGTTTGTAAAGTATGGGGATAAGTATTACTTTAATCCGGGACTGGATGAAACACGCGAATTTCTGAATAAAGTGGTGGAAGATGTGGTAGAAAGATATGATATTGATGCTGTACATTTTGATGATTACTTTTATCCGTATCGGGTAGCCGGTGAGGAGTTTCCGGATGCTGCCACGTTTAAAAATAACCCACGTGGTTTTGCTCCGAATCAGCGCGACGACTGGCGCAGAAATAACGTAAATATGGTTATAAACGAGCTTCAAAAAACCATCAAAAGCCTAAAACCCTGGGTTGAATTTGGTATCTCGCCTTTTGGTGTGTGGCGCAATGATAATGTAGATCCGAAAGGATCGGCTACGCGCGCCGGAGTTCAGAATTATGATGATTTGTACGCCGACATTCTGAAATGGCTTAAAGAAGGAAGTATCGACTACGTGGCTCCTCAACTTTACTGGGAGATAGGCAAGAAAGTGGCCGATTATGAAATTCTGGCGAAATGGTGGAGTGAGAACTCGTTTGGCAAAAACCTGTATATTGGTCTTTATAACTCTCAGTTGGGTTTACCCGAGGCTAACTCGGCTTGGCGTAAAGGAAATGAATTAGTCAGACAGTTGCGCTTAAATAAAAATTATCCGCAGATAGACGGAGCTGTGTTTTATAGTGCGAAGGCGTTCGTGAAGAATAAGCTGGGATTAAACGATAGCTTGAAAACCAATTTCTATAAATATCCTGCTGTTTGTCCGGTTAACCGGAATATTGAAGGAGAACCTTCGGCTCAACCACAGAACATAAAAGTGTTGCGCGATGGTAAAGACGCTTTTCTGATGTGGGATGAAGTGGAAGAAGAAGGTGGTTGCCAGATAGCATATTACCTGGTTTACGCGTTCAAGGGTAAAAAGGTCGGTGACATGAATGATCCGGCTAATATCTTAATCAGAACAACCGAAAACTGTATAAATCTGCGTGACTTCGAACAAAAATTCAGAGGAAATTACACGTTTGTGGTTACTGCCATCAATCGGTATAAACACGAGAGTGTACCAACACAGGGAGTTACACGACGGATGTGA
- a CDS encoding cytidylate kinase family protein, producing MKKEGLFRRSIALIAGLFIMAFGVALSVKANLGTSPISCVPYVYSLGFPITIGAASIVMNVVLILLQMAVLRKNYQPIQLLQFPVAFFFGFFIDFAMFVLSGVQPANYLWQWILCLLSCVIIAFGVFLEVKAKVTYLAGEGLSLAISKAFQKEFGKVKVGLDSTLVAIGIVSSLVFLHNLQGIREGTVAAALLVGSIAKFYGKHLTFIDNLLTPKATTETRSTPSIVTDQPDRLIINIAREYGSGGHEIGEIVARKLGISFYDTKLIELSAAASGFTPEYVKEHEQKLANGLLFDLYEQNYAYINEEMPLLDTLFMVQSKVIRDISQKESCVIVGRCADFVLKSHPNCFNVFIHANKEYRMRRIIHEYGVDAALAEKEMEKTDKERLNYCRHYTHRTWGQSGNYHLTLDNSLFGPEQSAMMIIEALQKRIINKD from the coding sequence ATGAAAAAAGAAGGTCTTTTTAGAAGAAGCATAGCCCTGATAGCAGGGCTTTTTATTATGGCATTTGGAGTTGCCCTGTCGGTAAAAGCTAATCTGGGCACATCGCCCATATCGTGCGTTCCCTATGTCTACAGTCTCGGATTCCCCATCACCATAGGTGCAGCCTCCATTGTGATGAATGTGGTACTCATTCTGCTGCAAATGGCGGTACTCCGAAAAAACTACCAGCCCATACAACTACTGCAATTCCCGGTAGCCTTCTTTTTCGGATTTTTTATCGATTTTGCCATGTTTGTCCTGTCGGGAGTTCAACCTGCAAATTATCTGTGGCAATGGATACTCTGTCTGCTTAGTTGCGTCATCATTGCTTTCGGTGTTTTTCTGGAAGTAAAAGCAAAGGTCACCTACCTGGCCGGCGAAGGATTGTCGCTCGCCATCTCCAAAGCTTTTCAAAAAGAATTCGGAAAAGTAAAAGTGGGACTGGACAGCACCCTCGTAGCTATTGGCATTGTGAGCTCCCTTGTTTTTCTCCATAACCTGCAGGGCATACGCGAAGGAACCGTTGCCGCCGCTCTACTGGTAGGCAGTATCGCCAAATTTTACGGAAAGCACCTCACATTTATTGATAACTTACTTACCCCGAAAGCAACAACAGAAACCAGATCGACACCCAGCATTGTAACAGATCAACCGGATCGACTCATTATAAACATTGCCCGGGAGTATGGTAGCGGCGGTCATGAAATAGGTGAAATAGTAGCCCGGAAGTTAGGAATCTCTTTTTACGATACAAAGCTTATCGAACTCTCCGCAGCAGCATCGGGCTTCACCCCCGAATATGTAAAAGAGCATGAACAAAAGCTGGCAAACGGCCTGCTGTTTGATCTGTACGAACAGAATTATGCCTACATAAACGAAGAGATGCCCCTACTCGACACCCTGTTTATGGTTCAAAGTAAAGTGATACGCGACATCAGTCAAAAAGAATCCTGCGTTATTGTGGGGCGATGTGCCGACTTTGTTTTAAAAAGCCATCCCAACTGTTTCAATGTATTCATTCATGCCAATAAAGAATACAGAATGCGCCGTATTATCCACGAGTATGGCGTCGATGCTGCTTTGGCTGAAAAGGAGATGGAGAAAACAGATAAAGAACGACTGAACTATTGCCGCCATTATACACACCGCACGTGGGGTCAGTCGGGCAACTATCATCTTACGCTCGATAATTCGCTCTTTGGCCCCGAACAGTCGGCCATGATGATTATCGAAGCCCTGCAAAAACGAATAATCAACAAAGACTAA
- a CDS encoding HAD-IIIC family phosphatase, whose product MDINKIKLVIWDLDNTFWSGSIKEGGIQLIPKNIELIKSLTHSGIVNSICSKNTYEVVADKLNEIEMFDYFVFPSIDWTSKGHRMNDLIKDMSLRAENVLFIDDEVTNMEEAKHYAPGIMTASPDEIEELIELVATLEKKDLNHNRLNQYKLLEQKRAEKKEYNSNEDFLYACNVKLNIVEDCMPEIGRIHELLSRSNQLNYTKKRISEAELKALLENPDASCAYITVNDKFGDYGIVGFYALIANKLEHYLFSCRVMGLGAEQFVYSTLNYPALEVTGEVVSPLTKAPAPAWINNNSIQNLNKAVQAANPVPNGEKFLFKSPCDFSQTIAYLTNDNLFRCEFDYVGAARNNVIAGHNHSVFLSQLKDYSPAEKQEILRDCIFYDEEMFNGTIYTEKYDIVFLSTFNDAFAGIYQKKNSNIQVTAGSYLYPLTDQNFWPGLISGTLYSASNTFTEEYLKEFSEKYEFKGKTTPEDYCKRISKILNDLDKETILCLILGVEFPCEKNTEPFYVDRHLAHIELNEAIRKLAKNNKRLKLLDMNELVKSQNDLTVNLNEFPSRINYDLSKKVISIINESVQVEIGSRSSLLVHFDVLLNNAKQLVRNIIPKESGLYAGMKNMYFILSRKRL is encoded by the coding sequence ATGGATATTAATAAGATAAAACTAGTAATATGGGACCTGGATAACACTTTCTGGTCCGGCAGCATAAAAGAAGGCGGCATACAGTTGATTCCGAAAAATATAGAATTAATAAAATCATTGACTCACAGCGGTATTGTAAATTCTATTTGTTCAAAAAATACCTACGAAGTAGTAGCCGATAAGCTGAATGAAATTGAAATGTTCGATTACTTTGTTTTTCCGTCTATCGACTGGACTTCGAAAGGCCATCGGATGAATGATTTGATTAAAGATATGTCGTTGCGGGCAGAAAACGTACTCTTTATCGACGACGAAGTCACTAACATGGAAGAAGCCAAGCATTATGCTCCCGGCATTATGACTGCAAGTCCAGACGAAATAGAAGAGCTGATAGAGTTGGTGGCTACATTGGAAAAGAAAGATCTGAATCATAATCGGCTGAATCAATATAAGTTGCTTGAGCAGAAAAGAGCAGAGAAAAAAGAGTATAATAGTAACGAAGATTTTCTGTATGCCTGCAATGTTAAGCTCAATATCGTTGAGGACTGTATGCCTGAAATTGGGCGCATTCATGAATTATTGTCCCGATCCAATCAGCTGAATTATACCAAGAAAAGAATTTCTGAAGCAGAGCTCAAAGCCCTGCTCGAAAATCCCGATGCCTCCTGCGCTTACATTACCGTAAACGACAAATTCGGCGATTACGGAATCGTCGGATTTTATGCTCTGATAGCGAATAAGCTAGAACATTATCTTTTCTCCTGCCGTGTTATGGGGCTGGGAGCCGAGCAGTTTGTCTATTCCACGTTGAATTATCCGGCGTTGGAAGTGACAGGCGAAGTGGTGTCGCCACTGACCAAAGCTCCTGCGCCGGCATGGATTAATAATAATTCTATACAGAATCTAAATAAAGCAGTCCAAGCCGCAAATCCTGTTCCGAACGGGGAGAAATTTTTATTTAAAAGTCCGTGCGATTTTTCTCAAACAATTGCTTACCTGACAAATGATAATTTGTTCAGATGTGAATTCGACTATGTAGGCGCTGCCAGAAACAATGTTATTGCCGGTCATAATCATTCGGTGTTTTTGTCTCAGCTAAAAGATTATTCGCCAGCTGAGAAGCAGGAAATCCTTCGCGATTGCATTTTTTATGATGAGGAGATGTTCAACGGAACGATCTATACAGAGAAATATGATATTGTGTTTTTAAGTACATTCAACGATGCATTTGCAGGTATTTACCAAAAGAAAAATTCGAACATTCAGGTTACAGCCGGTTCGTATTTATATCCGCTAACCGATCAGAATTTCTGGCCGGGTCTTATTTCTGGAACGCTTTACAGCGCTAGTAATACATTTACGGAAGAATACCTGAAGGAATTTTCCGAAAAATATGAATTCAAGGGGAAGACTACTCCGGAAGATTATTGCAAGCGAATCAGTAAAATACTGAACGATTTAGATAAGGAAACAATATTGTGTTTAATTTTAGGCGTTGAGTTTCCTTGCGAAAAAAACACCGAACCATTCTATGTCGACAGGCATTTAGCCCATATTGAGCTGAACGAAGCTATTCGTAAGCTGGCAAAAAACAATAAGCGACTGAAATTGCTGGACATGAATGAACTTGTGAAAAGCCAAAACGATCTCACGGTCAATCTGAACGAATTCCCGTCGCGTATAAATTACGATTTATCTAAGAAAGTAATTTCGATAATCAATGAATCGGTACAGGTCGAAATCGGAAGCCGCTCGTCGCTGCTAGTGCACTTCGATGTGCTACTGAACAACGCAAAACAATTGGTAAGGAATATTATTCCAAAGGAAAGCGGTTTGTACGCCGGCATGAAAAATATGTATTTCATACTGAGCCGGAAAAGGCTTTGA